Proteins encoded in a region of the Oenanthe melanoleuca isolate GR-GAL-2019-014 chromosome 27, OMel1.0, whole genome shotgun sequence genome:
- the LOC130263953 gene encoding inactive phospholipase C-like protein 2, with amino-acid sequence MAEGPRGAPPPGSPRPAAPLPNGPRGGGGGGSPGSGSGSSSREDSAERSPAPAAPRASIMKDGSRQRPPHKKKTVSFSSMPNDRKINSTAACISLMLEGCELKKVRSNSRMYSRFFVLDADMRSVRWEPSKKDSEKAKIEIKSVKEVRVGKKTPVLRSNGLSDQFPDECAFSIIYGDNYESLDLVASSADVVSAWVMGLRYLVSYGKHSPEAPGTGHPSLRTSWISSVFDLADLEKSGRIPVSRAVQLIKALNPGMKTSTIELKFKELQKASERPGTEVACDLFVEAYCELCTRPEIFFLLVQFSSNKEYLGVKDLLMFLEVEQGMEGVTEEKCLEIVSKYEPSKEGREKGYLAIDGFTRYLLSADCSIFDPQHRKVCQDMAQPLSHYYISSAHSACLLEDNFWGRSDISGYISALGLGCRSIELVLWDGPEGEPVVYTSPSAASCVPFRAVVGLIDQHAFTASAYPLILCLVVRCSAPQQRLAAQCLRKTLGEKLYLEPPNPVASYLPSPEELKGRILIKGKKLPPTCEDSEGEVSDEEEGWELARRLGQEDREAPEGGGLRRVRLSRELSELVSLCQAVPFQDFESSRRGQRYWEMCSFSEVEAGRFANECPAELVSYNKRFLSRIYPSPMRIDASNMNPQDFWKCGCQMVAMNYQTPGLMMDLNAGWFRQNGACGYVLRPAIMREEVSYFSANAKDSLPGVPAQLLHLKVISGQNLPKPKGSGAKGEVVEPYVCAEIHGIPADCAEHRTKTALQSGDNPIFDESLEFQINLPELAVLRFVVLDDDYIGDEFIAQYTIPFECLQPGYRHVPLQSLAGEPLPHATLFVHVAITDRRGGGKGHRRGLAGRRGRRVREYTSTKATGIKAIDEVFRTATQPLREATDLRENVQNALVSFKELCGLTPAANMKQCILTVSTWLLHSDSAPSVTLNLAEQYPPMEAQGPIPDLLRKVLTAYETMIQTSRTLIESADAVYGKLIQAQQAGMDFHKELHRIETKEGLRGRKLQKALESFAWNITVLKGQADLLKHAKAEALDNLWQIHNAGQSCGIGRNGSASPEPSRLQAPLEPIPETDGGGDTASC; translated from the exons GATGGCTCCCGGCAGCGGCCGCCGCACAAGAAGAAGACAGTGTCCTTCAGCTCCATGCCCAATGACCGCAAGATcaacagcacagctgcctgcatCTCCCTCATGCTGGAGGGCTGTGAGCTGAAGAAGGTGCGCTCCAACTCCCGCATGTACAGCCGCTTCTTCGTGCTGGATGCCGACATGCGCTCCGTGCGCTGGGAGCCCTCCAAGAAGGACTCTGAGAAGGCCAAGATTGAGATCAAATCGGTCAAAGAGGTGCGTGTGGGCAAGAAGACGCCTGTCCTGCGCAGCAATGGCCTCTCTGACCAGTTCCCGGACGAGTGCGCCTTCTCCATCATCTATGGAGACAACTACGAGTCCCTGGACCTGGTGGCCAGCTCAGCAGATGTGGTGAGTGCCTGGGTGATGGGGCTGCGCTATCTGGTGTCCTATGgaaagcacagccctgaggcgCCCGGGACTGGCCACCCCAGCCTGCGGACGTCCTGGATCTCCTCTGTCTTCGACCTTGCTGACCTGGAGAAGTCTGGCCGCATCCCTGTGTCCCGGGCTGTGCAGCTGATCAAAGCGCTCAACCCTGGCATGAAGACCTCCACCATCGAGCTGAAGTtcaaggagctgcagaaggcCAGTGAGCGTCCTGGCACGGAGGTGGCCTGCGACCTCTTTGTGGAGGCATACTGCGAGCTCTGCACCCGCCCTGAGATCTTTTTCCTGCTGGTCCAGTTCTCCAGCAATAAGGAGTACCTGGGTGTGAAGGACCTGCTGATGTTCCTGGAGGTAGAGCAGGGCATGGAGGGGGTGACAGAGGAGAAGTGCTTGGAGATTGTCAGCAAGTATGAGCCCTCCAAGGAGGGCCGGGAGAAAGGCTACCTGGCCATCGACGGCTTCACGCGTTACCTGCTCTCTGCTGACTGCTCCATCTTTGACCCGCAGCACCGCAAGGTCTGCCAGGACATGGCGCAGCCCCTCTCCCACTACTACatcagctctgcccacagcGCCTGCCTGCTGGAGGACAACTTCTGGGGCCGCTCAGACATCAGTGGCTACATCAGTGCCCTGGGCCTGGGCTGCCGCAGCATCGAGCTGGTGCTGTGGGACGGCCCTGAGGGCGAGCCCGTGGTCTACACCAGCccctcagctgcctcctgcGTGCCCTTCCGTGCCGTGGTGGGGCTGATCGACCAGCACGCCTTCACTGCCTCCGCCTACCCCCTCATCCTCTGCCTGGTGGTGCGCTGCTCGGCCCCCCAGCAGCGGCTGGCTGCCCAGTGCCTGCGCAAGACGCTGGGGGAGAAGCTGTACCTGGAGCCCCCCAACCCCGTGGCGTCCTACCTGCCCTCCCCGGAGGAGCTCAAGGGCCGCATCCTCATCAAGGGCAAGAAGCTGCCGCCCACCTGCGAGGACAGCGAGGGGGAGGTGTCGGATGAGGAGGAAGGCTGGGAGCTGGCGCGGCGACTGGGCCAGGAGGACCGGGAGGCACCGGAGGGAGGTGGGCTGCGGCGGGTGCGCCTCAGCCGGGAGCTCTCAGAGCTGGtgagcctctgccaggcagTCCCCTTCCAGGACTTTGAGAGCTCCAGACGTGGGCAACGCTACTGGGAGATGTGTTCCTTCAGCGAGGTGGAGGCGGGGCGCTTCGCCAACGAGTGCCCGGCTGAGCTGGTCAGCTACAACAAGCGGTTCCTGTCCCGCATCTACCCCAGCCCCATGCGCATCGACGCCAGCAACATGAACCCCCAGGATTTCTGGAAGTGCGGCTGCCAGATGGTGGCTATGAACTACCAGACACCGGGGCTCATGATGGACCTGAATGCGGGCTGGTTCCGGCAGAACGGGGCCTGTGGCTACGTGCTCCGCCCGGCCATCATGCGGGAGGAGGTCTCCTACTTCAGTGCCAACGCCAAGGACTCCCTGCCCGGGgtgcctgcccagctcctgcacctcAAGGTCATCAGCGGGCAGAACCTGCCCAAGCCCAAGGGCTCGGGGGCCAagggggaggtggtggagccCTATGTCTGTGCTGAAATCCACGGCATTCCGGCCGACTGCGCTGAGCACCGCACCAAGACAGCCCTGCAGAGCGGGGACAACCCCATCTTCGACGAGAGCCTGGAGTTCCAGATCAACCTGCCGGAGCTGGCCGTCCTGCGCTTCGTTGTGCTGGATGATGACTACATCGGGGACGAGTTCATTGCCCAGTACACCATCCCCTTTGAGTGCCTGCAGCCCGGCTACCGCCACGTCCCCCTCCAGTCGCTGGCCGGGGAGCCCCTGCCCCACGCCACCCTCTTTGTGCACGTGGCCATCACCGACCGCCGTGGCGGGGGCAAGGGGCACCGCCGGGGGCTGGCGGGGCGCCGGGGCCGCCGGGTGCGCGAGTACACTTCCACCAAGGCCACTGGCATCAAAGCCATCGATGAAGTCTTCCGGACGGCCACCCAGCCGCTGCGGGAGGCCACTGACCTGCGGGAGAATGTACAG AATGCGCTGGTGTCCTTCAAGGAGCTGTGTGGGCTGACACCCGCTGCCAACATGAAGCAGTGCATCCTGACGGTGTCCACGTGGCTGCTGCACAGTGACAGCGCACCCAGCGTCACCCTCAACCTGGCAGAGCAGTACCCCCCCATGGAGGCCCAGGGCCCCATCCCCGACCTGCTGCGCAAGGTCCTCACCGCCTACGAGACG ATGATCCAGACTAGCCGGACGCTCATCGAGTCTGCGGATGCCGTGTATGGGAAGCTcatccaggcacagcaggcag GGATGGATTTCCACAAGGAGCTGCACCGCATCGAAACCAAGGAAGGGCTGCGGGGCCGCAAGCTGCAGAAGGCGCTGGAGAGCTTCGCCTGGAACATCACTGTCCTCAAG GGCCAGGCTGACCTGCTCAAGCACGCCAAGGCGGAGGCACTGGACAACCTGTGGCAGATCCACAATGCGGGACAGTCCTGCGGCATCGGCAGGAACGGATCAGCCTCGCCGGAGCCCTCTCGGCTGCAAGCCCCGCTGGAGCCCATCCCCGAGACAGATGGAGGTGGCGACACAGCGTCCTGCTGA